gggggggatgtgtgtccccccccaatatatattatgattacggccttgtagTGTGCTGCATGTATTCCGCACTCATCTACTAGAGCTCTGTGTGGTGTCTAACACATTGTTTTATCCTATATTTTCCCAGCCAGTAAAATAGATTGAGGTTGTCAGTTAGTTCAAATCTTCTATATATAGCGTATATAACCTCTGGGGTTATTAAAGAGGGCTTTCTGCATTCGGCCCCTGCCAGGCCACCTGGATGTGGTGTCGCTGCTGGTCAACCAAGGGGCGGAGATCAGCTGTAAGGACAAGCGGGGCTACACCCCTCTCCATACCGCCGCCTCCAGCGGGCAGATCGCCGTGGTCAAACACCTGCTCAATCTGGCTGTTGAGGTAGGGAGTTACTCACTCAGACACGCAAACTCACCGTTCGTCTTGATATGGGCTTGACTTTGCGTCTCGGTGCCGTGCAGATCGACGAGGCTAACGCCTTTGGGAACACGGCGCTCCACGTGGCGTGCTTCAACGGCCAGGACGCGGTTGTGAGCGAGCTGATCGACTACGGCGCCAACGTGAGCCAGCCCAACAACAAAGGCTTCACCCCGCTGCACTTTGCGGCGGCCTCCACACACGGAGCCCTCTGTCTGGAGTTCCTGGTTAACAACGGAGCGGACGTCAACGTGCAGGTCAGTCGGTCTGAGGACCTGGACACCTGACCCCTAGTCCAGAGAGCTCAGTCTGAGGACCTGGACACCTGACCCCTAGTCCAGAGAGCTCAGTCTGAGGACCTGGACACCTGACCCCTAGTCCAGAGAGCTCAGTCTGAGGACCTGGACACCTGACCCCTAGTCCAGAGAGCTCAGTCTGAGGACCTGGACACCTGACCCCTAGTCCAGAGAGCTCAGTCTGAGGACCTGGACACCTGACCCCTAGTCCAGAGAGCTCAGTCTGAGGACCTGGACACCTGACCCTTAGTCCAGAGAGCTCAGTCTGAGGATCTGGACACCTGACCCCTAGTCCAGAGAGCTCAGTATGAGGACCTGGACACCTGACCCTTAGTCCAGAGAGCTCAGTCTGAGGATCTGGACACCTGACCCCTAGTCCAGAGAGCATCCCCATGCTACACTCCTCCTTTTGGTTTTTCActcatttttctttctttctcttttcttttggttctttctttcttcattaGAGTCGGGATGGGAAGAGCCCGCTCCACATGACAGCGGTCCATGGACGCTTCACCCGTTCCCAAACACTCATTCAGAACGGTGAGAACCTCCCTGTGTTGTGCATGTCGAGCATACACTTTCTCTGCGTCGTGCCACTGTATTTCGCCTTTACTGTGTCTATTCCTTGCCAAGATGTGTTCTCCGCACGTCGGTGATTGTGCTTTGGTGCTGTAGGCGGAGAGATTGACTGTGTGGACAAGGATGGGAACACCCCTCTCCACATCGCTGCCCGCTACGGTCATGAACTCCTCATCAACACACTCATCACCAGTGGCGCAGACtgtacaaggtgtgtgtgtgtgtcatcatgtCAGCAAACAGTTTTTGTTCTGTAGAATTTCAGTTGTGAGTTTATGACAGCGTGTATTCTCCTAATTCTTCgtttgtgtctctctgcagGCGAGGGGTCCATGGCATGTTCCCTCTGCACCTGGCTGCCCTGAATGCACACGCGGACTGCTGCCGGAAACTTCTCTCCTCAGGTAAACTGCATTACCCATGAGCCCTCCAGATATATGTCAGGGGCAGGGCTGGAATGAGATCCTGGGCCAGGGAATGTCTGAGAAGTGCTTCTTTCTTCCCTGTCCTGAATTCCTCTACAGGGGTCTGCTGTTCAGTCTTGCTCTGATAGGAGTCACATGGCCTCTCAAGCAGTCACACAAGGTTAAGGCCCTGTATGTGGAGACAAAGCCCCAGCCTTAATCTAGCCGTGGAACTCAATGCTAACTATCTCCCTGCGCACAGGAATCTACTGCAGCCAGCGTCGAAAATGTGAGAGCAGATTGTTTAGTTAGTAGATACTGGCAAACATGCAGACCCCATCCTGGCTCTGTCTGCCTTGCAGTTTCTCTGGCTGTGTGGTCAGAACCATGAGCCAGGGAGAAAGTGAGCTCAGTGCGCGGCTCTGAGGCCCCACTGTAAGAAGACGACAAAGGGGGATCTTTGATTCAGGGGGATTGACGTGAACTGGGGCTCTGTGTGGCTctgctctgagggctgcagtTTTCTAAGAGCTGAGAAGAATGCGCCAACTACTCGGGGTAAGATGCGTTGTGATCACATCTTATAAGTCCTTAGCCACCCCTATTAGGACTGGAATGGTTTTGCCCGGGGGACTGGAATTCTAGGCAGAGGACCAGAGCGTGCTAACTTGATAAGGTTCCTAATAGTGTCCGTGCCAACCTCCACAGCATGTGCTCCTTGCTCCTCAGCCCAGGCCTCTTCCTTGATGTCTTTCTGCATAACCACAGTAATGAGAAACCAAACCTCACTGTGTTGGTGTGCATGCACAGGacatgcctgtctctccccttaaCTGTGCTCGTATTCCTGTCTGTTCCCCCCCCTGCACTAACACCAGTCTCTCTATCcacttccatctccctccctccctccctgctcctggggTTCATCTGTGGCCGCTGTTTGTTGTTGCTTCCGTCCCTccgccgcccctccctccccccccccccccccccccaggtcggAGGTATAGCgtaatgtgccccccccccagtaatGACTCGGCCCTGTGTGCAGGCTTCCAGATCGACACCCCTGACACCCTGGGCAGGACCTGCCTGCACGCTGCCGCCgctggagggtgagtgtgtgtgtgtgtgtgtgtgagtgagtgtgtgtgtgtgtgtcatatatCCTCACGGCAAAATACACCCCCTGACGTTACACCACCATCCTCgcaacccccttcccccctcccccacccctctctctctctctctctctctctctctctcaggaatgTGGAGTGTGTGAAGTTGCTTCTGAGTAGTGGTGGAGATCACAACAGAAGGGATAAGTGGGGCAGGTGAGTGGCTCCCAGCGACACGGCTCAGATTAGCCTCCCGACTGATTCTGAATGACGGGCCAGTCCGAATCGGGGATTTGGAGGATAAGAAATGCATGTTTTCAAGGTTTAGTGGGGCTGCGGGAAACAGCTTTGGACTGTTAGTCAGTTCCTCTCCCCAGTtcctgtgtaggtgtgttttgTGGTCAGAGCATGTTACCCGTAGCGACGTGACTCAACAATTCAGTCCACCAGTTTTAGCTCTGTCAAGGGTCTTATTTAATGCAGCGGCGTATAACAGAGTGAGTGTGGATCCAATACGTGTTCTCTGCCTGGACAGGACCCCTCTTCACTATGCTGCAGCCAGTCGTCACTATCAGTGCCTGGAGACTCTGGTGTCGTGTGGAACCTGCATTAATGCCACCGACCAGTGGGGGCGCTCTGCTCTGCACTACGCTGCTGCCTCTGACCTTGACAGGAGGTGAGCTTGGCCCTCCGGAAGTGAACGAAGCCCTCGCAGCACAACCACCACGTGTAAAACCTCAAACCTGCCCTGGTGATGCCACAGGGGATTTGAATGTTTTCGAATCAAATTGGCCGTGTGCTGACGCTGGGGCCGTGCCAACAGGATAGGAAGAATCTCATCattctttgttctctctctctctctctctctctctctctctctctctctctctctctctctctctctctctctctctgtctgtctctctctgtctctctctctgtgtctctctctctctgtctctctctctctctgtctctttgtaagGCGTCGTGTTGCTCTGGAGCCAGAGAGTGATGGAGTccaggcagagaaggagaaggaggcagcACTGTGAGTTCTGCCTCTATCCACCTCTCTGCATCCCACAGGCCGCTGCCTAGCTTCCCACACCTTATACACGTAGCCAATGTTTTAGACGGGGATCTGTTATGCTCCGTGTATCGGTGCGTTAAACAGCAGGAGTGTATCCAGAATGAGCCGCACGAGCAGCGTGCTGGATGCGTGGCAGGAGCACGCGGAGGGGAACCCTTTTCGGTTTCTCTCGACGCAGTCTCTCGCCACTTAGCTTCATGTAAATACAAGCCGGCTAAAGCTTTTCGCCCTGTCTGTGTGCATACGGGTGTACATACACATCCCCAAAAAAACAGAACAATGGGTTCTCTTTATCTTTCAGTCTCTTTGTGTCCTGTTTGAATACACTTTGCATACGTCTGGTACACGACgtggctctccctcctctcttcctcatacGACCTGATTTGTTTGTATGTCAAACCTGCTTGGCCGTACCTGCAGAATGAGTGTTCATTCGTTGCCTAATGCAAAATCCTCCGTCACCACAGGTGTTTGGAGTTCCTGTTACTAAGTGGTGCGACTGCTTCCCTAAAAGACAAGCAGGGATACAGCCCTGTTCACTATGCTGCAGCCTATGGCCATAGACACTGCCTGGAACTGgtgggtgtacacacacacacacacacacacacaggctatgcATTATTCAAAGTTGTCTTTGCAGAGGAAACGACATATTCCGGAAATAGCTCTGTGTTGCCCTAGAGCACCGGGACTTTTCCCGCTCTTACCCCATCTGCTGGTCAACATGTGAGGTTAAACGGAACCCTTGTCTCTTGTAGCTGTTGGATCAAGACGAGAGTCACCAGGAGGACGCTGACTCCGGCAGTGCCAGGAGTCCTCTCCACTTAGCTGTgagtcacccacacacacacacacacacacacacacttacacacacaccccatatgAATCCCTGCTGATCCGGCGGTTTCTCACTGCCCTCCAGGCTTACCACGGCCACGCCCAGGCGCTGGAGGTGCtgctgcagggggagagggaggtggatcaGGGGGACGAGGCCGGCAGgacccccctggccctggccgcTCTCAGGGGCCACACGGACTGCGTCCACACCCTGCTCAGCCAGGGGGCCTCGCCCAGGACCACGGACACCAACCACGGGCGCACCCCCGTGCATCTGGCAGGTAACCCCGTCACTGCCTAGCTCTCTGCCGATGTTGGTGTGAATCCACCCTCCCTGTCTACAAGGGTTTATAGGTGTACGTTTTAAAATGCCTCcggttctcttcttcttcttcttcttggtcctcctccctctgtaagTGATGAATGGACACACGTCGTGTGTGCGCCTCCTGCTGGACGACTCGGACAGCGCAGACCTGGTGGAGGCAGCTGACTCTCAGGGACAGTGAGTGTCCGTCTTccttttgtctctgtctctctctctctctgtatctctctctctctgtctctctgcctctctctctggctctctctgtctgtctctctctgtctcgctctctctctggctctctctcggtctctctctctctctggctctctctggctctctctgtgtctctctctctctgtccccatctttgtctctttctcggGGCTGCTGTCCTGCTGTTGCGCCCCTCTGTGGCTCTTCGCTGCTCCTATGACTCAGatgttctgtgtgctgtgtgtctccatCCCCCTGTGGCCGGCAGGACTCCCCTGATGCTGGCCGTCGCCGGGGGTCATGTGgatgctgtgtctctgctgctggagagagaggccagtgtGGACACGGCCAACCGCCACGGCCTGACTGCCCTGCACCTAGGGgtaaaagctgtgtgtgtgtgtgtgggggggggggggggggtgtctgagtGGAAACATGCAGAACGTCTCGTTACACCTGTGGGATCGGGGCTCGTTTGTTGTCTTGATTCCAATGCTGCCGGGGGATACCTCTCACCggactccctccccctctctccagttgCTCTGCGGCCAGGAAGAGTGCGTCCAGTGTCTGTTGGAGCAGGAAGCTTCCGTGTTGCTAGGCGACGCCCGGGGTCGCACGTCGATCCACCTGGCAGCCGCGCGGGGCTACGCCTCGTGGCTGAGCGAGCTGCTGAGCATAGCCTGCTCCGAGCCTCCCCTGCCCCCGCTCCGGGACCTCCAGGGCTACACGCCTCTGCACTGGGCCTGCTACTACGGTGAGTCGCCCCAGACACAGCCACGGCTGGAATATCACCCAGCCTTAACGGCTTGTTTAGTCAAGCCCCACAGCAGGCTTTTTGGGATTCTTCCAAACAGATTTTGAtatcctgcagtgtgtgtgtgtgtgtgtgtgttaacgttAGCCGGTTTGTGTTCCCAGGTCACGAGGGCTGCGTTGAGGTACTGCTGGAACAGAAAGGCTGTCGCTGTATAGATGGGaaccccttcacccccctgcaCTGTGCTGTGTGAGTTGAGAGTTTTTTTTACGGGCTCGGAGAGGGAGGTTTACGTGAGTCGTGCCCCTTGAATGCATGAAGCCGAGGTCCTCAGTGCTGACGTCTTGTGTGTTTGCGGGTCGACTCTCCAGAATGAACGACCACGAGCCGTGTGCCTCTCTGCTCCTGGAGGCCATGGGCTCGGACATCGTCAGCTGTAAGGATGCCAAAGACAGGTaggacctgtgtgggtgtgtgctacATTCTAACGAAGCCCACTGTGTCTTACTTCACCAAGCTTGTCCTGactggctgctctctctccccccctgacAGGACACCTCTCCACGCTGCAGCCTTCTCTGGCCATGTGGACTGtgtccagctcctcctgtcCCACGATGCACCTGTAGATACTGTTGACCAGTCAGGGCGCACTGCCTTGATGATGGCTGCTGAgaagggtggagttggggcagTCGGTACGAGTCCCGTTTATtgactgtttgtctgtgtgtctgtctgtctgtctgtctgtccgtgtgtctgtcggtgtgtgtgtgacacacttGAAGGATGTCATGTCTAGTGGTCATTCCTACAGCCCAGTATGTGTGTCTTCTCCAGAGCTGCTGTGGACCAGTGCCAAGGCCAACCTGAGTCTGACGGACCACAGTGGTAACACGGCCCTCCACCTGGCCTGCAGTGCAGTAAGTTTACCTGTCAGACACTATCCAGCTGTTATAAAGGACATCCCCCCCCAGAGGTGAGGAGTGGAACTgtaatctcccctctcctctccctcagggaAAGGAGGACTGTGTGTTGTTCATCCTGGAGAAACTGACCGACTCCGCCCTCATAAGTGCCACAAACGCAGCGCTGCAGACGTGAGTTCCCCCCTCGGCGCCAGAGTGCAGTGTCCGCAACGATACGTTTTCTCACGGTTCGAAGAGACTCATTCGAAAGCCCTCCCcttctgtgtgtgcttgcgtcccTCTCAGTCCCCTCCACCTCGCGGCCCGTAGCGGACTGAAGCAGGCTGTTCAGGAGCTGCTGTCCCGGGGCGCCAGCGTCCAGATGCTGGATGAGAACGGTAGGTGTGCCCCCCCTTGCCgccagccccctgcctgcctgcctgcctgcgtgtcTGTCTCTGACGTGACAGCCACCGGCTGCTGTTTCTATGTACCGCGCTCAGAGGGGAAACGGAAGATGCTGCGTATGTTTGTCCCGCGGCTTTATCGGTTTGTATCGTAGCTCTCTGTCCCCGTGTTCCCTACTTGGCCAGTCCCGTTCTCAGGTCAGGTTCTGGAAGAGGCGAGGTGGTTGTTTGCCTGTATTCGGTGTGTCTTGTGGTCTATGTAATGTCTGTGCTGGCTGTCTACTAATGGAATGCTGCTTTCTCTGGT
The DNA window shown above is from Osmerus eperlanus chromosome 3, fOsmEpe2.1, whole genome shotgun sequence and carries:
- the ankrd44 gene encoding serine/threonine-protein phosphatase 6 regulatory ankyrin repeat subunit B isoform X3 — encoded protein: MAVLKLVDQPPLIQAIFNGDPEEIRMLIYKSEDINALDAEKRTPLHAAAFLGDAEITELLILSGARVNAKDNMWLTPLHRAVASRSEEAVRVLIRHSADVNARDKNWQTPLHVAAANNALRCAEVIIPLLSSVNVSDRGGRTALHHAALNGHTEMVSLLLEKGANINAFDKKDGRALHWAAFMGHLDVVSLLVNQGAEISCKDKRGYTPLHTAASSGQIAVVKHLLNLAVEIDEANAFGNTALHVACFNGQDAVVSELIDYGANVSQPNNKGFTPLHFAAASTHGALCLEFLVNNGADVNVQSRDGKSPLHMTAVHGRFTRSQTLIQNGGEIDCVDKDGNTPLHIAARYGHELLINTLITSGADCTRRGVHGMFPLHLAALNAHADCCRKLLSSGRRYSVMCPPPSNDSALCAGFQIDTPDTLGRTCLHAAAAGGNVECVKLLLSSGGDHNRRDKWGRTPLHYAAASRHYQCLETLVSCGTCINATDQWGRSALHYAAASDLDRRRRVALEPESDGVQAEKEKEAALCLEFLLLSGATASLKDKQGYSPVHYAAAYGHRHCLELLLDQDESHQEDADSGSARSPLHLAAYHGHAQALEVLLQGEREVDQGDEAGRTPLALAALRGHTDCVHTLLSQGASPRTTDTNHGRTPVHLAVMNGHTSCVRLLLDDSDSADLVEAADSQGQTPLMLAVAGGHVDAVSLLLEREASVDTANRHGLTALHLGLLCGQEECVQCLLEQEASVLLGDARGRTSIHLAAARGYASWLSELLSIACSEPPLPPLRDLQGYTPLHWACYYGHEGCVEVLLEQKGCRCIDGNPFTPLHCAVMNDHEPCASLLLEAMGSDIVSCKDAKDRTPLHAAAFSGHVDCVQLLLSHDAPVDTVDQSGRTALMMAAEKGGVGAVELLWTSAKANLSLTDHSGNTALHLACSAGKEDCVLFILEKLTDSALISATNAALQTPLHLAARSGLKQAVQELLSRGASVQMLDENALEPPPQALC
- the ankrd44 gene encoding serine/threonine-protein phosphatase 6 regulatory ankyrin repeat subunit B isoform X1; this translates as MAVLKLVDQPPLIQAIFNGDPEEIRMLIYKSEDINALDAEKRTPLHAAAFLGDAEITELLILSGARVNAKDNMWLTPLHRAVASRSEEAVRVLIRHSADVNARDKNWQTPLHVAAANNALRCAEVIIPLLSSVNVSDRGGRTALHHAALNGHTEMVSLLLEKGANINAFDKKDGRALHWAAFMGHLDVVSLLVNQGAEISCKDKRGYTPLHTAASSGQIAVVKHLLNLAVEIDEANAFGNTALHVACFNGQDAVVSELIDYGANVSQPNNKGFTPLHFAAASTHGALCLEFLVNNGADVNVQSRDGKSPLHMTAVHGRFTRSQTLIQNGGEIDCVDKDGNTPLHIAARYGHELLINTLITSGADCTRRGVHGMFPLHLAALNAHADCCRKLLSSGRRYSVMCPPPSNDSALCAGFQIDTPDTLGRTCLHAAAAGGNVECVKLLLSSGGDHNRRDKWGRTPLHYAAASRHYQCLETLVSCGTCINATDQWGRSALHYAAASDLDRRRRVALEPESDGVQAEKEKEAALCLEFLLLSGATASLKDKQGYSPVHYAAAYGHRHCLELLLDQDESHQEDADSGSARSPLHLAAYHGHAQALEVLLQGEREVDQGDEAGRTPLALAALRGHTDCVHTLLSQGASPRTTDTNHGRTPVHLAVMNGHTSCVRLLLDDSDSADLVEAADSQGQTPLMLAVAGGHVDAVSLLLEREASVDTANRHGLTALHLGLLCGQEECVQCLLEQEASVLLGDARGRTSIHLAAARGYASWLSELLSIACSEPPLPPLRDLQGYTPLHWACYYGHEGCVEVLLEQKGCRCIDGNPFTPLHCAVMNDHEPCASLLLEAMGSDIVSCKDAKDRTPLHAAAFSGHVDCVQLLLSHDAPVDTVDQSGRTALMMAAEKGGVGAVELLWTSAKANLSLTDHSGNTALHLACSAGKEDCVLFILEKLTDSALISATNAALQTPLHLAARSGLKQAVQELLSRGASVQMLDENGLTPALACAPSREVADCLALILATMMPFCSPCSSGAPSPGSLLRQLPRPGKSSRGPRSPKNPSGPSSEGTTENDSDSETF
- the ankrd44 gene encoding serine/threonine-protein phosphatase 6 regulatory ankyrin repeat subunit B isoform X2; the protein is MAVLKLVDQPPLIQAIFNGDPEEIRMLIYKSEDINALDAEKRTPLHAAAFLGDAEITELLILSGARVNAKDNMWLTPLHRAVASRSEEAVRVLIRHSADVNARDKNWQTPLHVAAANNALRCAEVIIPLLSSVNVSDRGGRTALHHAALNGHTEMVSLLLEKGANINAFDKKDGRALHWAAFMGHLDVVSLLVNQGAEISCKDKRGYTPLHTAASSGQIAVVKHLLNLAVEIDEANAFGNTALHVACFNGQDAVVSELIDYGANVSQPNNKGFTPLHFAAASTHGALCLEFLVNNGADVNVQSRDGKSPLHMTAVHGRFTRSQTLIQNGGEIDCVDKDGNTPLHIAARYGHELLINTLITSGADCTRRGVHGMFPLHLAALNAHADCCRKLLSSGFQIDTPDTLGRTCLHAAAAGGNVECVKLLLSSGGDHNRRDKWGRTPLHYAAASRHYQCLETLVSCGTCINATDQWGRSALHYAAASDLDRRRRVALEPESDGVQAEKEKEAALCLEFLLLSGATASLKDKQGYSPVHYAAAYGHRHCLELLLDQDESHQEDADSGSARSPLHLAAYHGHAQALEVLLQGEREVDQGDEAGRTPLALAALRGHTDCVHTLLSQGASPRTTDTNHGRTPVHLAVMNGHTSCVRLLLDDSDSADLVEAADSQGQTPLMLAVAGGHVDAVSLLLEREASVDTANRHGLTALHLGLLCGQEECVQCLLEQEASVLLGDARGRTSIHLAAARGYASWLSELLSIACSEPPLPPLRDLQGYTPLHWACYYGHEGCVEVLLEQKGCRCIDGNPFTPLHCAVMNDHEPCASLLLEAMGSDIVSCKDAKDRTPLHAAAFSGHVDCVQLLLSHDAPVDTVDQSGRTALMMAAEKGGVGAVELLWTSAKANLSLTDHSGNTALHLACSAGKEDCVLFILEKLTDSALISATNAALQTPLHLAARSGLKQAVQELLSRGASVQMLDENGLTPALACAPSREVADCLALILATMMPFCSPCSSGAPSPGSLLRQLPRPGKSSRGPRSPKNPSGPSSEGTTENDSDSETF
- the ankrd44 gene encoding serine/threonine-protein phosphatase 6 regulatory ankyrin repeat subunit B isoform X4; this encodes MAVLKLVDQPPLIQAIFNGDPEEIRMLIYKSEDINALDAEKRTPLHAAAFLGDAEITELLILSGARVNAKDNMWLTPLHRAVASRSEEAVRVLIRHSADVNARDKNWQTPLHVAAANNALRCAEVIIPLLSSVNVSDRGGRTALHHAALNGHTEMVSLLLEKGANINAFDKKDGRALHWAAFMGHLDVVSLLVNQGAEISCKDKRGYTPLHTAASSGQIAVVKHLLNLAVEIDEANAFGNTALHVACFNGQDAVVSELIDYGANVSQPNNKGFTPLHFAAASTHGALCLEFLVNNGADVNVQSRDGKSPLHMTAVHGRFTRSQTLIQNGGEIDCVDKDGNTPLHIAARYGHELLINTLITSGADCTRRGVHGMFPLHLAALNAHADCCRKLLSSGVCCSVLL